A genomic region of Acidobacteriota bacterium contains the following coding sequences:
- a CDS encoding xanthine dehydrogenase yields MNEEVFRAVNEAFQRGESAALVTIIRTQGSTPQRVGAKMLVYADGRTVGTIGGGCYENDAFWKARQALDTRKPMVARYELADDLAEESGLICGGQMEVYIDPLEASPQLYLVGAGHVAQHLGQIAPGAGFRLHVIDDREKFSNRERFPDAVECVVDDIPTWLENADLPESAYVVILTRGHRHDLDALRALATRPLRYLGLIGSRAKVARLHEALSEEGIAVTHPDRLHAPVGLDIGAVTPHEIAVSILAELIAVKYNRLDGGSARSLRWTPRALADDAPPAGDEPAGDQTAVEEPAAILKSG; encoded by the coding sequence ATGAACGAGGAAGTCTTCCGCGCCGTCAACGAAGCATTCCAGCGCGGCGAATCGGCGGCCCTGGTGACGATCATCCGCACCCAGGGATCGACCCCGCAACGTGTCGGCGCCAAGATGCTGGTTTACGCTGACGGACGGACAGTAGGGACCATTGGCGGCGGCTGCTACGAAAACGACGCGTTCTGGAAGGCGCGTCAGGCGCTCGATACGCGCAAGCCGATGGTCGCGCGGTACGAGCTCGCCGACGATCTTGCGGAAGAGTCGGGGCTCATTTGTGGAGGCCAGATGGAGGTGTACATCGACCCGCTCGAGGCGTCGCCGCAGCTCTATCTCGTCGGCGCCGGCCATGTGGCTCAGCATCTGGGACAGATCGCTCCGGGCGCCGGCTTTCGGCTGCACGTGATCGATGACCGGGAGAAGTTCTCCAACCGGGAGCGCTTTCCCGATGCGGTGGAGTGCGTCGTGGACGACATCCCCACATGGCTCGAGAACGCCGACCTGCCGGAATCGGCCTACGTCGTCATCCTGACCCGTGGGCATCGCCACGACCTCGACGCACTTCGCGCGCTCGCCACCCGGCCGCTTCGGTACCTCGGCCTGATCGGCAGCCGGGCGAAGGTGGCGCGCCTGCACGAGGCGCTCAGCGAAGAAGGCATCGCGGTCACCCATCCCGACCGCCTGCATGCGCCGGTCGGCCTGGACATCGGGGCGGTCACGCCTCATGAGATCGCCGTCAGCATCCTGGCTGAACTGATCGCCGTCAAGTACAACCGGCTGGACGGCGGAAGCGCCCGATCGCTCCGATGGACGCCGCGGGCCCTCGCGGATGACGCGCCGCCGGCCGGCGACGAGCCCGCCGGCGACCAGACGGCGGTCGAAGAACCGGCTGCTATACTCAAGAGTGGTTAG
- a CDS encoding aminotransferase class V-fold PLP-dependent enzyme produces the protein MTTRLQMSPDLMRELAHEVTEILIERSEQLPASAVWDGEFQQGASSPLAAEPPEDGGSPAAAIEEAVRDVLSPALRLDHPRCFGFVPSAPTWPGVLADYLVTGFNVNTATWLTAGGSSQLEAVVIDWFRKWFGYPETAGGVLTSGGSAAALNALVAAREAAGHPQRATVYMSDQSHSAQVRAARIIGIRPEHLRILPTGADFRMDPDTLATAVAADRAAGCSPIAVCADAASTSTGAIDPLPAIADYCETEGIWLHVDAAHGGALAILPEGAQLLEGVARADSIGIDPHKWLFQPYEVGCLLVKDAPTLSRAFGIHHDILQDSVWGARHPNGADHGLQLSRRDRALKIWLSIRTFGMAALRAAVAQGIDLSNRAADWVASSPTLELLTPASAGIVCFRVNPSGAELDEAELQRINKNVLARVFWDGHAFISSTSLHDTFALRMCVINHTTTWDDVHATLENITRFGMEAAATPHPG, from the coding sequence ATGACCACAAGACTACAGATGTCGCCTGACCTCATGCGAGAGCTGGCCCACGAGGTTACCGAGATTCTGATCGAGCGAAGCGAACAGTTACCCGCAAGCGCTGTGTGGGACGGAGAGTTCCAGCAGGGTGCGTCGAGTCCGCTGGCGGCGGAACCCCCCGAAGATGGCGGCTCGCCGGCAGCGGCCATCGAGGAGGCCGTACGGGACGTTCTGTCCCCGGCGTTGCGGCTCGATCATCCGCGATGCTTCGGGTTTGTCCCGAGCGCTCCGACGTGGCCGGGCGTACTGGCCGACTACCTTGTGACCGGATTCAACGTCAATACGGCTACGTGGCTTACCGCGGGCGGTTCAAGCCAGCTCGAAGCCGTCGTGATCGACTGGTTCCGGAAGTGGTTCGGGTACCCGGAAACCGCCGGGGGCGTGCTGACGAGCGGGGGATCGGCGGCGGCCCTGAACGCCTTGGTAGCCGCGCGTGAGGCGGCTGGCCACCCCCAGCGCGCCACGGTCTACATGAGCGATCAAAGTCACAGCGCGCAGGTTCGCGCGGCACGTATCATCGGCATCCGCCCGGAGCACCTTCGTATCCTGCCGACCGGCGCGGACTTCCGCATGGACCCGGACACGCTGGCGACCGCCGTTGCCGCGGATCGCGCCGCGGGTTGCTCTCCCATCGCGGTATGCGCGGATGCAGCTTCCACCAGCACCGGCGCAATCGACCCGTTGCCTGCTATCGCGGACTACTGCGAGACAGAGGGCATCTGGTTGCACGTTGACGCGGCGCACGGCGGGGCGCTCGCCATCCTGCCGGAGGGGGCTCAACTGCTCGAGGGCGTCGCTCGGGCGGACTCCATCGGCATCGATCCGCACAAGTGGCTGTTCCAGCCGTATGAAGTCGGCTGTTTGCTGGTCAAGGACGCGCCTACCCTCTCGCGGGCGTTCGGCATTCACCACGACATACTCCAGGATTCGGTATGGGGCGCTCGCCATCCGAACGGGGCGGATCACGGCCTGCAGTTGAGCCGGCGGGATCGCGCCCTGAAGATCTGGCTGTCGATACGGACCTTCGGCATGGCGGCGTTGCGCGCGGCGGTCGCACAAGGGATCGATCTGTCCAACCGCGCGGCGGATTGGGTGGCGAGCAGCCCGACGCTCGAGTTGCTGACGCCCGCATCGGCGGGAATCGTCTGCTTCCGGGTCAATCCGTCCGGCGCGGAGCTTGACGAGGCGGAGCTGCAGCGGATCAACAAGAACGTTCTCGCGCGCGTCTTTTGGGACGGCCACGCTTTCATATCGTCGACTTCGCTACACGACACCTTCGCACTCCGAATGTGCGTCATCAACCATACGACGACGTGGGATGACGTTCACGCAACCCTGGAGAACATCACACGGTTCGGAATGGAAGCGGCTGCAACGCCTCACCCGGGTTGA
- the bshC gene encoding bacillithiol biosynthesis cysteine-adding enzyme BshC codes for MRIDTRELPWTGPFVRDYCHAFDRVASFFSGSPTDAANWEHAVAARRAQPPDSAVAELIARQLADRDAPAAAREAAGKLRDPRTVAVVTGQQAGLFGGPFFTLLKAVTAVRLARQHAAESDGAVVAIFWVDAEDHDLDEIRHCGFLNRNSAPESVVVDLDAPPGTPAAAVRFDGAIADAVDTLRAALPETEFTAEVLEALATAYTPGVRLVEAFARWLDRLLGDQGLIVFDSSDRATKPFVRDLFARELRAPGRTCELAAATGSELTARGYHAQVSPTPGSTALFRMNGAREPIRIDGSGFLTGSQRLDGAALLAELDDNPASFSPNVLLRPLVQDTLLPTAAVVAGPHELAYLGQLRTVYAAFDLPMPLIHTRATATIADAATTRFLARYGLELARLQPQDDAALNALLDAQLPGTVHDALDAAEHAAAERLDAIREVVPAVDPTLAGAVESTRGRIERDLGNLRNKVIQAAKRRDETLRRQFHRARAQCFPGGDPQERRVGVIHFVNRYGFRLIDSLMTELSFAPGQHDLLTL; via the coding sequence GTGAGGATCGACACGAGAGAACTCCCCTGGACCGGCCCATTCGTCCGCGACTACTGTCACGCGTTCGACCGCGTCGCGTCCTTCTTCAGCGGATCGCCGACCGACGCCGCCAACTGGGAACATGCGGTCGCGGCGCGGCGCGCGCAGCCCCCCGATTCGGCGGTGGCGGAACTGATTGCACGCCAACTTGCCGACCGCGATGCGCCCGCCGCGGCTCGCGAGGCGGCCGGCAAGCTGCGCGATCCGCGGACCGTGGCGGTGGTGACCGGCCAGCAGGCGGGGCTGTTCGGCGGACCGTTCTTCACGCTGCTCAAGGCGGTGACCGCGGTCAGGCTCGCCCGGCAACACGCCGCGGAGAGCGACGGCGCGGTCGTTGCCATCTTCTGGGTCGACGCGGAAGATCACGATCTGGACGAAATACGCCACTGCGGTTTCCTGAACCGAAACTCCGCGCCCGAGTCGGTGGTGGTCGACCTCGACGCTCCCCCCGGCACGCCCGCGGCCGCAGTCCGCTTCGACGGCGCCATCGCTGACGCGGTCGACACACTGCGCGCAGCGCTTCCCGAAACCGAGTTCACGGCGGAGGTGCTGGAGGCTCTCGCCACGGCGTACACGCCGGGCGTTCGCCTCGTCGAGGCGTTTGCGCGCTGGCTCGACCGGCTGCTGGGTGATCAAGGGCTGATCGTCTTCGATTCGTCGGACCGGGCCACCAAGCCCTTCGTCAGGGACCTGTTCGCGCGCGAGTTGCGGGCGCCAGGGCGGACCTGCGAACTGGCGGCGGCCACGGGCAGCGAGCTGACGGCACGCGGCTATCATGCGCAGGTCTCCCCCACCCCCGGATCGACCGCGCTGTTTCGAATGAACGGCGCGCGTGAGCCAATACGGATCGACGGCAGCGGTTTCCTCACGGGCAGCCAGCGCCTCGACGGCGCCGCGCTCCTGGCCGAGCTGGACGACAATCCCGCATCGTTCAGCCCGAATGTCCTGCTCCGTCCGCTCGTACAGGACACACTGCTCCCGACCGCGGCGGTCGTCGCCGGCCCCCACGAACTCGCCTACCTCGGCCAGTTGCGCACGGTGTACGCGGCGTTCGACCTGCCGATGCCGTTGATCCATACGCGAGCGACGGCGACTATCGCCGACGCGGCGACAACGCGATTCCTGGCGCGCTATGGGCTGGAACTGGCGCGGCTGCAACCACAGGACGACGCCGCGCTGAACGCCCTGCTGGACGCGCAGTTGCCCGGCACGGTCCACGACGCGCTCGATGCGGCGGAGCATGCCGCGGCGGAGCGCCTCGATGCGATTCGCGAAGTGGTGCCCGCCGTCGATCCGACCCTGGCGGGGGCCGTCGAGTCGACGCGCGGCCGGATCGAGCGGGATCTTGGCAACCTCCGCAACAAGGTCATTCAGGCAGCGAAGCGCCGCGACGAGACGCTACGCCGGCAGTTCCACCGCGCCCGGGCACAGTGCTTTCCGGGAGGCGATCCGCAGGAGCGGCGTGTCGGCGTCATCCATTTCGTCAACCGCTACGGGTTCCGGCTGATCGACAGCCTCATGACCGAACTCTCCTTCGCGCCCGGCCAGCACGACCTCCTGACCCTCTGA
- a CDS encoding PQQ-binding-like beta-propeller repeat protein produces MPCRRPASRTHCCRKPNVRSVEVRRRPLARRIRFESRRVCRQSRWHCRFSFTIPADAPGDNMPITRRFALMLLMAAITGLASSADAQTADADPAAGEWRAFGHDAANTKYSPLDQIRPENFRDLEIAWRWKSISTEVAAEREEIDPGPFKTIPLMVDGLVYASTALGQVVAVDAGTGEMVWSYDPETYNRLERPANMGWQHRGVSYWKDDRSADARIFIATHDLLLVAMNARTGALYPNFGADGAVDLSTSLGRPVDRSRLTHSQPLAIVGDTVVVGSIVQDTSLTRREADPGHVRGFDTRTGELKWTFHTIPQGEEFGADTWHDESWRYSGHTNVWGTMAVDEELGYVYLPTGTPTNDWYGGMRHGDNLFAESIICVDAETGERIWHFQAVHHGLWDYDFPTAGHLLDITVDGRDIKAYVQTSKQAFTYVFDRVTGEPVWPIEERPVPAGDVPGEWYAPTQPFPTKPPPFDLQGITLDDLIDFTPELHEEAIRLAGRMRLGPIFTPPPVRDELGPIVQSPGPGGGINWPGAAVDPETGRLFVPSQTRLRAVELVEYPPPATVGYFTDPWAVNVPGPRGLPLVKPPYKRVSAFDLNSGDQLWMSPHGDGPRNHPALRHLNLPALGGHSGMHGGGPLVTKTLLLVNSGARYVEDEVASASAITAYHKDNGEYLGSFTLPAVPYGNPITYLHDGKQYIVVAVGSGSTTATPELIALALP; encoded by the coding sequence ATGCCGTGCCGCAGGCCGGCGTCGCGTACACACTGCTGCCGTAAACCGAACGTGCGCTCCGTTGAGGTGCGCCGCCGACCACTGGCTCGGCGTATTCGGTTTGAGTCCCGTCGCGTCTGCCGGCAAAGCCGATGGCACTGCAGGTTCTCGTTTACAATTCCGGCCGACGCACCGGGAGATAACATGCCGATCACGCGACGGTTCGCCCTCATGCTCCTCATGGCCGCGATAACGGGCCTTGCGTCATCGGCTGACGCCCAGACTGCCGACGCGGACCCCGCAGCGGGCGAGTGGCGCGCGTTCGGGCATGACGCCGCCAACACCAAGTACTCGCCGCTCGATCAGATCCGACCGGAGAACTTCCGTGATCTGGAAATCGCCTGGCGCTGGAAGTCGATCTCGACCGAAGTGGCGGCGGAACGTGAGGAGATCGACCCGGGCCCCTTCAAGACCATCCCCCTGATGGTCGACGGACTCGTCTACGCCAGCACGGCGCTAGGCCAGGTGGTCGCCGTCGACGCGGGAACGGGAGAAATGGTCTGGTCTTACGACCCGGAGACCTACAACCGTCTCGAGCGGCCCGCCAACATGGGCTGGCAACACCGCGGCGTCTCCTACTGGAAGGACGATCGGAGCGCTGACGCGCGAATCTTCATCGCAACCCACGATCTGCTCCTGGTGGCGATGAATGCCCGCACCGGCGCCCTCTATCCCAACTTCGGCGCGGACGGCGCGGTGGACCTGAGCACCAGCCTCGGGCGCCCGGTAGATCGTTCACGCCTGACCCATTCGCAGCCCCTCGCCATCGTGGGAGACACCGTGGTCGTGGGCAGCATCGTGCAGGACACGTCGCTCACGCGCCGCGAGGCGGACCCGGGCCACGTGCGCGGTTTCGACACGCGGACCGGCGAGTTGAAATGGACGTTCCACACGATCCCGCAGGGAGAGGAGTTCGGCGCGGATACCTGGCACGACGAGTCGTGGCGCTACTCGGGCCACACCAACGTCTGGGGAACGATGGCGGTGGACGAGGAGCTGGGCTACGTCTATCTGCCGACCGGCACTCCCACCAACGACTGGTACGGCGGGATGCGCCACGGGGACAATCTCTTCGCCGAGAGCATCATCTGCGTCGATGCGGAGACGGGTGAGCGCATCTGGCACTTTCAGGCGGTGCACCACGGGCTCTGGGACTACGACTTCCCCACCGCCGGACACCTCCTCGACATCACAGTCGATGGCCGCGACATCAAGGCATACGTGCAGACCAGCAAGCAGGCGTTCACGTACGTCTTCGACCGGGTGACCGGCGAGCCGGTATGGCCCATCGAGGAGCGACCCGTTCCGGCGGGTGATGTCCCGGGCGAGTGGTACGCGCCGACGCAACCCTTCCCGACGAAACCTCCGCCGTTCGACCTGCAGGGGATCACGCTCGACGACCTGATCGACTTCACGCCGGAACTGCATGAGGAAGCCATCCGGCTCGCGGGGCGGATGCGGCTCGGACCCATCTTCACGCCGCCGCCGGTGCGGGACGAGCTGGGTCCGATCGTGCAGTCGCCGGGTCCCGGGGGCGGCATCAACTGGCCCGGCGCGGCGGTCGATCCGGAAACCGGCCGGCTGTTCGTACCGTCGCAGACCCGCCTCCGCGCGGTTGAGCTGGTGGAGTACCCGCCCCCGGCAACCGTCGGCTACTTCACCGATCCGTGGGCCGTCAATGTACCGGGCCCGCGCGGCCTCCCGCTGGTCAAGCCTCCCTACAAACGGGTGTCAGCCTTCGATCTGAACAGCGGCGACCAACTCTGGATGAGCCCTCACGGCGACGGCCCGCGCAACCACCCGGCGCTGCGCCACCTCAACCTGCCGGCGCTTGGCGGCCACAGCGGCATGCACGGCGGAGGCCCGCTCGTGACGAAGACCCTGCTACTGGTCAACTCCGGCGCGCGCTACGTCGAGGACGAAGTCGCCTCGGCCAGCGCAATTACCGCGTACCATAAGGACAACGGGGAGTACCTGGGCTCGTTCACGCTTCCCGCGGTTCCCTATGGCAATCCCATCACCTATCTCCACGACGGCAAGCAGTACATCGTCGTCGCCGTCGGCAGCGGCAGCACCACCGCTACCCCGGAACTAATCGCCCTGGCGTTGCCGTGA